In a genomic window of Lacrimispora sp. BS-2:
- the thiW gene encoding energy coupling factor transporter S component ThiW: MNDRISPTICSNSSAASRVRVKKLVVSGMLTALTVALSGFSIPVGASKCFPIQHLANVLAGVFLGPIYGVSMAFSASLIRNLMGTGSLLAFPGSMAGAFLGACLFQKTRKLLPAYLGEVIGTGLIGGLLCYPVAALLMGKEVAVFFFVAPFFMSTLAGTILAAVLLAMLRRLGLFSYFERLINE, encoded by the coding sequence ATGAATGATCGAATATCACCTACTATTTGTAGCAATTCTTCTGCTGCCTCCAGGGTGCGGGTGAAAAAGCTGGTGGTCAGCGGAATGCTGACAGCCCTTACGGTAGCCCTCTCCGGCTTTTCCATTCCGGTGGGAGCTTCTAAATGCTTTCCAATACAGCACCTGGCTAATGTCCTGGCAGGGGTGTTCTTAGGACCCATCTATGGCGTTTCCATGGCTTTCTCCGCTTCTCTTATACGGAATCTTATGGGAACCGGAAGTCTGCTTGCCTTTCCGGGAAGCATGGCAGGGGCATTTCTCGGGGCCTGTCTGTTTCAAAAGACCAGGAAGCTTTTGCCGGCTTATCTTGGGGAAGTAATTGGGACAGGGCTCATCGGTGGGCTGCTCTGCTATCCGGTGGCAGCCCTTCTCATGGGAAAAGAAGTAGCCGTCTTTTTCTTTGTAGCTCCGTTTTTCATGAGCACCCTGGCGGGGACCATACTGGCTGCGGTCTTACTG
- the thiC gene encoding phosphomethylpyrimidine synthase ThiC yields the protein MNYTTQMDAARKGILTKELTAVAEHEQWEPEKLRELVAEGKAAIPANKNHSCLKPSGIGSMLSTKINVNLGTSRDLNDLDMELEKVKDAVLMGAESIMDLSSFGDTRKFRRKLTAECPAIIGTVPIYDAVVYYHKPLREITAEEWIRIVEMHAEDGVDFMTIHVGINKQTARRFKETKRLTNIVSRGGSIVFAWMEMTGEENPFYEHYDRILEICQKHDVTLSLGDACRPGCIEDASDISQIEELVTLGELTKRAWEKHVQVIIEGPGHMPLDQIAANMKIQQTICKGAPFYVLGPLVTDIAPGYDHITAAIGGAVAAAAGAAFLCYVTPAEHLKLPDGADVKEGIVAARIAAHAADIAKGIRGAREWDHKMSDARKRLDWEAMFQLAIDPEKARRYRAASKPEKEDTCSMCGNFCAMKNMNRILDGEIVNIYDE from the coding sequence ATGAATTACACCACACAAATGGATGCCGCAAGAAAAGGCATTCTGACAAAGGAACTGACGGCAGTAGCTGAACACGAGCAATGGGAGCCGGAAAAGCTCCGGGAGCTGGTAGCAGAAGGAAAAGCCGCCATTCCGGCAAATAAGAACCACAGCTGTTTAAAGCCCAGCGGGATCGGCTCCATGCTGAGTACAAAGATCAATGTGAATCTGGGAACCTCCAGGGATTTGAATGACCTGGACATGGAGCTTGAGAAAGTAAAGGACGCAGTTCTCATGGGAGCAGAGTCCATTATGGACCTAAGCTCCTTTGGGGATACCCGGAAATTCCGCAGGAAGCTGACGGCCGAATGTCCGGCTATCATTGGCACGGTTCCGATCTACGATGCTGTGGTTTACTATCACAAGCCTCTTCGGGAAATCACCGCTGAGGAATGGATACGGATCGTGGAAATGCACGCGGAAGACGGGGTGGACTTTATGACCATTCACGTTGGAATCAACAAGCAGACTGCCAGGCGGTTCAAGGAAACAAAACGGCTGACCAACATTGTTTCAAGAGGCGGGTCTATCGTCTTTGCCTGGATGGAGATGACCGGTGAAGAGAATCCCTTTTATGAGCATTATGACCGCATTCTGGAAATCTGTCAGAAGCATGACGTGACCTTAAGCCTGGGAGACGCCTGCCGTCCGGGATGCATTGAAGATGCATCTGATATTTCCCAGATCGAGGAGCTGGTGACTCTTGGGGAACTGACAAAAAGGGCATGGGAGAAACATGTACAGGTAATTATTGAAGGCCCCGGCCATATGCCTTTGGATCAGATTGCAGCTAATATGAAAATACAGCAGACCATCTGCAAGGGTGCACCCTTTTATGTTCTGGGACCCCTTGTCACAGATATTGCGCCGGGATATGACCATATCACCGCTGCCATCGGAGGAGCAGTGGCAGCTGCTGCCGGAGCGGCATTTCTCTGCTATGTAACTCCTGCAGAGCATTTGAAGCTGCCGGATGGAGCAGATGTGAAAGAAGGAATCGTTGCCGCCCGGATTGCGGCCCATGCGGCTGATATTGCCAAAGGCATCAGGGGCGCAAGGGAGTGGGATCATAAGATGAGCGATGCCAGGAAACGGCTGGATTGGGAAGCCATGTTCCAACTGGCTATTGACCCGGAAAAAGCCAGACGCTACCGGGCAGCGTCAAAACCGGAAAAAGAAGATACCTGCTCCATGTGCGGCAATTTCTGTGCCATGAAAAATATGAACCGGATTCTGGACGGGGAAATCGTCAATATTTACGATGAATGA
- the trpA gene encoding tryptophan synthase subunit alpha, with amino-acid sequence MSRISEVFLRGKAFIPFITAGDPDLATTEELVPAMALAGADLIELGIPFSDPIAEGIVIQEADMRALASGTTTDKLFDSVKRIRQKTDVPLAFMTYINPVFVYGSERFIKNSAESGIDALIVPDMPFEEREELLPFCKKYGVELISLIAPTSKERIRTIASESEGFIYCVSSMGVTGVRNELGTGIREMVSLVKETKNIPCAIGFGISTPEQAGELSQHADGVIVGSAIVKIAAKYGKDCIGPVCDYVKEMKAAISG; translated from the coding sequence ATGAGTAGAATAAGTGAAGTATTTTTAAGGGGAAAGGCATTTATCCCATTTATCACGGCTGGAGATCCTGACCTTGCCACCACAGAGGAGCTGGTTCCTGCCATGGCTTTAGCCGGAGCAGATCTCATTGAGCTTGGAATCCCTTTTTCTGACCCGATTGCAGAAGGGATCGTGATCCAGGAAGCCGATATGAGGGCTTTGGCGTCAGGAACCACTACGGATAAGCTTTTTGATTCTGTAAAACGGATACGCCAAAAAACCGATGTTCCTCTGGCTTTTATGACTTATATCAATCCTGTTTTCGTCTATGGAAGTGAACGGTTTATAAAAAATTCGGCAGAAAGCGGCATTGACGCCCTGATCGTGCCGGATATGCCCTTTGAGGAACGGGAGGAACTGCTGCCCTTCTGCAAAAAATACGGGGTCGAACTGATCTCTCTCATCGCTCCCACTTCAAAGGAACGCATTCGGACCATTGCATCAGAATCGGAAGGATTTATCTACTGCGTTTCTTCCATGGGCGTGACCGGTGTGAGAAATGAACTAGGCACAGGCATCAGGGAAATGGTTTCTCTTGTAAAGGAGACAAAGAATATTCCCTGCGCCATTGGCTTTGGCATCTCCACACCGGAGCAGGCAGGGGAATTGAGTCAACATGCGGACGGAGTCATTGTGGGCAGCGCCATTGTGAAAATCGCCGCAAAATATGGAAAAGACTGTATAGGACCTGTCTGCGACTATGTAAAGGAAATGAAGGCCGCCATTTCCGGCTGA